From one Astatotilapia calliptera chromosome 10, fAstCal1.2, whole genome shotgun sequence genomic stretch:
- the LOC113030218 gene encoding AT-rich interactive domain-containing protein 5B isoform X1 — MMKSKHCAQTHTHRSIAVGQSHNCCSCNWLGAPSCQRGSYAFYKSVSSRAQPDGPVQVWKLGEFYFIRCGPQDPACIAEVTLLWEDQTRRHLLASARLYFLPEDTPKGRTREHGEDEVLAVSRKMVVRVEDLVRWSCAQPAGWSSSLKALACGTNGLHKPPQSGDGSNGTTDKSSEPLKDKTENGPAEHHAVKVISYPQYCRFRSLQRRIQDGARGSTLQDPHLLALGGIKVTPNTRVMYCRDTFNHPTLESSSGFSWQFRCPSLSLRGRPRKRRGRDSKDSPNSSQSESWIERMKENVMGSVEVGCDGDWLPHPEEQLFLDQLFAFMDRHGSPIHKVPNLGFKKIDLFLMYSVVKRLGGYKKVTTDRLWKVVYNELGGCPGSTSAATCTRRHYERLMLPYEEHLRAGGAEFKVPESPVVPKPRGIRGRRPHPRGKKPGPRPRERKVATPPAAASPTMHDDVPNPNGTMVAKRGRGRPPGTRNKATVLAQAKLLALQQAKVKGSAVEMTQQQLPAVGRGGTAASGMHRPAILPITMPLTPDLAPLAGPFISFQPKPKEVKTERGESVVPATGVLLSALPRHFIRGSLSGFSPIKGLCPSDVFRSRLGLQRGPESPALTPQNPSQHHPIIYTPQPKSGSPDTPHPSGEQPQPHPLQQHHTHCSGCNMDEGGPRGGGREARTRPPMPPLRVLPVNLDCSVQVCQLMRTRCLGPSQLQMFTRCLSEALSQDLNAKPTPPPEQALPLNLSKRFTPKRPAAEGPEPSRAVVNGNADQLPAKRVRTGFTEPAEETRSSSAGSAAGGAAVVGGGGQVEVEMKNQDEPADLSSPSRIRAFLLGLPPFKVKLEEDLNGVRFGKFVPKVESGEDPLKDVKEEDEEEVAVEKMAMEGRDCGDCSSRGAANADTQCF, encoded by the exons ATGATGAAAAGTAAACATTgtgcacagacgcacacacatagATCTATAGCTGTGGGTCAGTCACATAATTGTTGCAGCTGTAAC tgGTTGGGTGCTCCCTCCTGCCAGCGAGGCAGTTACGCCTTCTACAAGTCGGTTAGCAGCCGAGCTCAGCCCGACGGGCCCGTCCAGGTGTGGAAACTCGGCGAGTTTTACTTCATCCGCTGTGGACCGCAGGATCCTGCGTGCATCGCCGAG GTGACCTTACTGTGGGAGGACCAGACCCGGCGCCACCTGCTGGCCAGTGCCAGACTCTACTTCCTGCCTGAGGACACACCGAAGGGCCGGACCAGGGAGCACGGAGAG GATGAAGTTCTGGCGGTGtccaggaagatggtggtgcGGGTGGAGGACCTGGTGCGATGGTCGTGTGCGCAGCCGGCAGGTTGGAGCAGCAGCCTGAAGGCGCTGGCGTGCGGGACCAACGGCCTCCACAAACCTCCGCAGAGCGGCGACGGCAGCAACGGCACGACGGACAAAAGCAGCGAGCCGCTCAAAGACAAAACTGAGA ACGGCCCGGCGGAGCATCACGCTGTCAAAGTCATCAGCTACCCCCAGTACTGCCGCTTCCGCTCGCTGCAGCGGCGCATCCAGGACGGAGCAAGGGGGTCTACCCTGCAGGACCCCCACCTGCTGGCGCTGGGAGGCATCAAGGTGACGCCCAACACCCGAGTCATGTACTGCAGGGACACCTTCAACCACCCGACGCTGGAGAGCAGCTCCGGCTTCTCCTGGCAGTTCA GATGTCCTTCTCTCAGTCTGCGAGGACGACCTCGTAAGAGGAGAGGCCGCGACAGCAAAGACTCGCCAAACTCCAGCCAGTCGGAGTCGTGGATCGAGAGGATGAAG GAGAACGTGATGGGCAGCGTGGAGGTTGGCTGTGACGGCGACTGGCTCCCTCACCCCGAGGAGCAGCTGTTCCTCGATCAGCTGTTCGCCTTCATGGACCGCCACGGATCGCCGATCCACAAAGTCCCGAACCTGGGCTTCAAGAAGA TCGACCTCTTCCTCATGTACTCTGTGGTCAAACGGCTCGGGGGCTACAAAAAG GTGACGACAGACCGTCTGTGGAAAGTGGTTTACAACGAGCTGGGCGGATGCCCCGGCAGCACCAGCGCTGCGACCTGCACCAGGAGACACTACGAGAG GCTGATGCTTCCTTATGAAGAACACCTCAGAGCGGGCGGAGCAGAGTTTAAAGTCCCAGAATCCCCGGTGGTGCCGAAGCCCAGAGGCATCAGAGGCAGGAGACCACATCCCAGAGGCAAAAAGCCGGGACCCAGACCCCGGGAGAGGAAGGTGGCCACaccacctgctgctgcttctcccACCATGCATGATGAC GTCCCAAACCCGAACGGCACCATGGTGGCAAAGAGAGGTCGAGGCCGGCCGCCGGGCACGCGAAACAAGGCCACGGTGCTCGCTCAGGCAAAGCTGCTGGCACTGCAGCAGGCGAAGGTCAAAGGCAGTGCGGTGGAGATGACGCAGCAACAGCTTCCAGCCGTGGGCCGCGGAGGAACTGCCGCCAGCGGCATGCACAGG CCGGCCATCCTGCCCATCACCATGCCCCTCACCCCGGACCTCGCCCCCCTCGCCGGCCCCTTCATCTCTTTCCAGCCCAAACCGAAGGAGGTGAAGACAGAGCGAGGGGAGTCTGTGGTTCCCGCCACGGGCGTGCTCCTCTCCGCGCTGCCGCGCCACTTCATCAGAGGCTCTCTGAGCGGCTTCAGCCCCATCAAAGGCTTGTGTCCTTCGGACGTGTTCAGGAGCCGGCTGGGACTGCAGAGGGGCCCCGAGAGCCCTGCCCTGACGCCCCAGAACCCGAGCCAGCACCATCCAATCATCTACACCCCCCAGCCGAAGAGTGGGAGCCCAGACACCCCTCACCCGAGCGGGGAGCAGCCACAGCCCCACCCCCTCCAGCAGCACCACACCCATTGCTCAGGGTGTAACATGGACGAGGGGGGGCCGAGAGGAGGCGGGCGAGAGGCTAGAACCCGGCCCCCCATGCCCCCCCTCCGAGTCCTTCCCGTGAACCTTGACTGCAGCGTTCAGGTGTGTCAGCTGATGAGGACTCGTTGCTTGGGCCCATCCCAGCTGCAGATGTTCACGCGGTGCCTGTCCGAGGCTCTCTCCCAGGACCTGAACGCCAAGCCCACCCCTCCCCCCGAGCAGGCGCTGCCCCTCAACCTCAGCAAACGGTTCACGCCGAAGAGACCCGCCGCGGAAGGGCCGGAGCCGAGCCGGGCCGTCGTCAATGGGAACGCCGACCAGCTGCCGGCCAAGAGAGTGAGGACCGGCTTCACAGAGCCAGCTGAGGAAACGCGCTCCAGCTCCGCAGGAAGTGCAGCAGGAGGAGCGGCGGTGGTGGGAGGAGGAGGGCAGGTCGAGGTGGAGATGAAGAACCAGGATGAACCCGCAGATCTGAGCTCGCCCAGCAGGATCCGGGCCTTCCTGCTCGGCCTGCCGCCCTTCAAAGTCAAACTGGAGGAGGATCTGAATGGCGTGCGGTTCGGGAAGTTCGTCCCTAAAGTCGAGAGCGGAGAGGATCCGCTAAAAGATgtgaaggaggaggatgaggaggaggtggcaGTAGAAAAGATGGCGATGGAAGGGAGAGACTGCGGAGACTGCTCCAGCCGCGGCGCCGCCAATGCTGACACGCAGTGTTTTTAA
- the LOC113030218 gene encoding AT-rich interactive domain-containing protein 5B isoform X2 — MEHNAIQWLGAPSCQRGSYAFYKSVSSRAQPDGPVQVWKLGEFYFIRCGPQDPACIAEVTLLWEDQTRRHLLASARLYFLPEDTPKGRTREHGEDEVLAVSRKMVVRVEDLVRWSCAQPAGWSSSLKALACGTNGLHKPPQSGDGSNGTTDKSSEPLKDKTENGPAEHHAVKVISYPQYCRFRSLQRRIQDGARGSTLQDPHLLALGGIKVTPNTRVMYCRDTFNHPTLESSSGFSWQFRCPSLSLRGRPRKRRGRDSKDSPNSSQSESWIERMKENVMGSVEVGCDGDWLPHPEEQLFLDQLFAFMDRHGSPIHKVPNLGFKKIDLFLMYSVVKRLGGYKKVTTDRLWKVVYNELGGCPGSTSAATCTRRHYERLMLPYEEHLRAGGAEFKVPESPVVPKPRGIRGRRPHPRGKKPGPRPRERKVATPPAAASPTMHDDVPNPNGTMVAKRGRGRPPGTRNKATVLAQAKLLALQQAKVKGSAVEMTQQQLPAVGRGGTAASGMHRPAILPITMPLTPDLAPLAGPFISFQPKPKEVKTERGESVVPATGVLLSALPRHFIRGSLSGFSPIKGLCPSDVFRSRLGLQRGPESPALTPQNPSQHHPIIYTPQPKSGSPDTPHPSGEQPQPHPLQQHHTHCSGCNMDEGGPRGGGREARTRPPMPPLRVLPVNLDCSVQVCQLMRTRCLGPSQLQMFTRCLSEALSQDLNAKPTPPPEQALPLNLSKRFTPKRPAAEGPEPSRAVVNGNADQLPAKRVRTGFTEPAEETRSSSAGSAAGGAAVVGGGGQVEVEMKNQDEPADLSSPSRIRAFLLGLPPFKVKLEEDLNGVRFGKFVPKVESGEDPLKDVKEEDEEEVAVEKMAMEGRDCGDCSSRGAANADTQCF, encoded by the exons tgGTTGGGTGCTCCCTCCTGCCAGCGAGGCAGTTACGCCTTCTACAAGTCGGTTAGCAGCCGAGCTCAGCCCGACGGGCCCGTCCAGGTGTGGAAACTCGGCGAGTTTTACTTCATCCGCTGTGGACCGCAGGATCCTGCGTGCATCGCCGAG GTGACCTTACTGTGGGAGGACCAGACCCGGCGCCACCTGCTGGCCAGTGCCAGACTCTACTTCCTGCCTGAGGACACACCGAAGGGCCGGACCAGGGAGCACGGAGAG GATGAAGTTCTGGCGGTGtccaggaagatggtggtgcGGGTGGAGGACCTGGTGCGATGGTCGTGTGCGCAGCCGGCAGGTTGGAGCAGCAGCCTGAAGGCGCTGGCGTGCGGGACCAACGGCCTCCACAAACCTCCGCAGAGCGGCGACGGCAGCAACGGCACGACGGACAAAAGCAGCGAGCCGCTCAAAGACAAAACTGAGA ACGGCCCGGCGGAGCATCACGCTGTCAAAGTCATCAGCTACCCCCAGTACTGCCGCTTCCGCTCGCTGCAGCGGCGCATCCAGGACGGAGCAAGGGGGTCTACCCTGCAGGACCCCCACCTGCTGGCGCTGGGAGGCATCAAGGTGACGCCCAACACCCGAGTCATGTACTGCAGGGACACCTTCAACCACCCGACGCTGGAGAGCAGCTCCGGCTTCTCCTGGCAGTTCA GATGTCCTTCTCTCAGTCTGCGAGGACGACCTCGTAAGAGGAGAGGCCGCGACAGCAAAGACTCGCCAAACTCCAGCCAGTCGGAGTCGTGGATCGAGAGGATGAAG GAGAACGTGATGGGCAGCGTGGAGGTTGGCTGTGACGGCGACTGGCTCCCTCACCCCGAGGAGCAGCTGTTCCTCGATCAGCTGTTCGCCTTCATGGACCGCCACGGATCGCCGATCCACAAAGTCCCGAACCTGGGCTTCAAGAAGA TCGACCTCTTCCTCATGTACTCTGTGGTCAAACGGCTCGGGGGCTACAAAAAG GTGACGACAGACCGTCTGTGGAAAGTGGTTTACAACGAGCTGGGCGGATGCCCCGGCAGCACCAGCGCTGCGACCTGCACCAGGAGACACTACGAGAG GCTGATGCTTCCTTATGAAGAACACCTCAGAGCGGGCGGAGCAGAGTTTAAAGTCCCAGAATCCCCGGTGGTGCCGAAGCCCAGAGGCATCAGAGGCAGGAGACCACATCCCAGAGGCAAAAAGCCGGGACCCAGACCCCGGGAGAGGAAGGTGGCCACaccacctgctgctgcttctcccACCATGCATGATGAC GTCCCAAACCCGAACGGCACCATGGTGGCAAAGAGAGGTCGAGGCCGGCCGCCGGGCACGCGAAACAAGGCCACGGTGCTCGCTCAGGCAAAGCTGCTGGCACTGCAGCAGGCGAAGGTCAAAGGCAGTGCGGTGGAGATGACGCAGCAACAGCTTCCAGCCGTGGGCCGCGGAGGAACTGCCGCCAGCGGCATGCACAGG CCGGCCATCCTGCCCATCACCATGCCCCTCACCCCGGACCTCGCCCCCCTCGCCGGCCCCTTCATCTCTTTCCAGCCCAAACCGAAGGAGGTGAAGACAGAGCGAGGGGAGTCTGTGGTTCCCGCCACGGGCGTGCTCCTCTCCGCGCTGCCGCGCCACTTCATCAGAGGCTCTCTGAGCGGCTTCAGCCCCATCAAAGGCTTGTGTCCTTCGGACGTGTTCAGGAGCCGGCTGGGACTGCAGAGGGGCCCCGAGAGCCCTGCCCTGACGCCCCAGAACCCGAGCCAGCACCATCCAATCATCTACACCCCCCAGCCGAAGAGTGGGAGCCCAGACACCCCTCACCCGAGCGGGGAGCAGCCACAGCCCCACCCCCTCCAGCAGCACCACACCCATTGCTCAGGGTGTAACATGGACGAGGGGGGGCCGAGAGGAGGCGGGCGAGAGGCTAGAACCCGGCCCCCCATGCCCCCCCTCCGAGTCCTTCCCGTGAACCTTGACTGCAGCGTTCAGGTGTGTCAGCTGATGAGGACTCGTTGCTTGGGCCCATCCCAGCTGCAGATGTTCACGCGGTGCCTGTCCGAGGCTCTCTCCCAGGACCTGAACGCCAAGCCCACCCCTCCCCCCGAGCAGGCGCTGCCCCTCAACCTCAGCAAACGGTTCACGCCGAAGAGACCCGCCGCGGAAGGGCCGGAGCCGAGCCGGGCCGTCGTCAATGGGAACGCCGACCAGCTGCCGGCCAAGAGAGTGAGGACCGGCTTCACAGAGCCAGCTGAGGAAACGCGCTCCAGCTCCGCAGGAAGTGCAGCAGGAGGAGCGGCGGTGGTGGGAGGAGGAGGGCAGGTCGAGGTGGAGATGAAGAACCAGGATGAACCCGCAGATCTGAGCTCGCCCAGCAGGATCCGGGCCTTCCTGCTCGGCCTGCCGCCCTTCAAAGTCAAACTGGAGGAGGATCTGAATGGCGTGCGGTTCGGGAAGTTCGTCCCTAAAGTCGAGAGCGGAGAGGATCCGCTAAAAGATgtgaaggaggaggatgaggaggaggtggcaGTAGAAAAGATGGCGATGGAAGGGAGAGACTGCGGAGACTGCTCCAGCCGCGGCGCCGCCAATGCTGACACGCAGTGTTTTTAA
- the LOC113030218 gene encoding AT-rich interactive domain-containing protein 5B isoform X3 — MVVRVEDLVRWSCAQPAGWSSSLKALACGTNGLHKPPQSGDGSNGTTDKSSEPLKDKTENGPAEHHAVKVISYPQYCRFRSLQRRIQDGARGSTLQDPHLLALGGIKVTPNTRVMYCRDTFNHPTLESSSGFSWQFRCPSLSLRGRPRKRRGRDSKDSPNSSQSESWIERMKENVMGSVEVGCDGDWLPHPEEQLFLDQLFAFMDRHGSPIHKVPNLGFKKIDLFLMYSVVKRLGGYKKVTTDRLWKVVYNELGGCPGSTSAATCTRRHYERLMLPYEEHLRAGGAEFKVPESPVVPKPRGIRGRRPHPRGKKPGPRPRERKVATPPAAASPTMHDDVPNPNGTMVAKRGRGRPPGTRNKATVLAQAKLLALQQAKVKGSAVEMTQQQLPAVGRGGTAASGMHRPAILPITMPLTPDLAPLAGPFISFQPKPKEVKTERGESVVPATGVLLSALPRHFIRGSLSGFSPIKGLCPSDVFRSRLGLQRGPESPALTPQNPSQHHPIIYTPQPKSGSPDTPHPSGEQPQPHPLQQHHTHCSGCNMDEGGPRGGGREARTRPPMPPLRVLPVNLDCSVQVCQLMRTRCLGPSQLQMFTRCLSEALSQDLNAKPTPPPEQALPLNLSKRFTPKRPAAEGPEPSRAVVNGNADQLPAKRVRTGFTEPAEETRSSSAGSAAGGAAVVGGGGQVEVEMKNQDEPADLSSPSRIRAFLLGLPPFKVKLEEDLNGVRFGKFVPKVESGEDPLKDVKEEDEEEVAVEKMAMEGRDCGDCSSRGAANADTQCF; from the exons atggtggtgcGGGTGGAGGACCTGGTGCGATGGTCGTGTGCGCAGCCGGCAGGTTGGAGCAGCAGCCTGAAGGCGCTGGCGTGCGGGACCAACGGCCTCCACAAACCTCCGCAGAGCGGCGACGGCAGCAACGGCACGACGGACAAAAGCAGCGAGCCGCTCAAAGACAAAACTGAGA ACGGCCCGGCGGAGCATCACGCTGTCAAAGTCATCAGCTACCCCCAGTACTGCCGCTTCCGCTCGCTGCAGCGGCGCATCCAGGACGGAGCAAGGGGGTCTACCCTGCAGGACCCCCACCTGCTGGCGCTGGGAGGCATCAAGGTGACGCCCAACACCCGAGTCATGTACTGCAGGGACACCTTCAACCACCCGACGCTGGAGAGCAGCTCCGGCTTCTCCTGGCAGTTCA GATGTCCTTCTCTCAGTCTGCGAGGACGACCTCGTAAGAGGAGAGGCCGCGACAGCAAAGACTCGCCAAACTCCAGCCAGTCGGAGTCGTGGATCGAGAGGATGAAG GAGAACGTGATGGGCAGCGTGGAGGTTGGCTGTGACGGCGACTGGCTCCCTCACCCCGAGGAGCAGCTGTTCCTCGATCAGCTGTTCGCCTTCATGGACCGCCACGGATCGCCGATCCACAAAGTCCCGAACCTGGGCTTCAAGAAGA TCGACCTCTTCCTCATGTACTCTGTGGTCAAACGGCTCGGGGGCTACAAAAAG GTGACGACAGACCGTCTGTGGAAAGTGGTTTACAACGAGCTGGGCGGATGCCCCGGCAGCACCAGCGCTGCGACCTGCACCAGGAGACACTACGAGAG GCTGATGCTTCCTTATGAAGAACACCTCAGAGCGGGCGGAGCAGAGTTTAAAGTCCCAGAATCCCCGGTGGTGCCGAAGCCCAGAGGCATCAGAGGCAGGAGACCACATCCCAGAGGCAAAAAGCCGGGACCCAGACCCCGGGAGAGGAAGGTGGCCACaccacctgctgctgcttctcccACCATGCATGATGAC GTCCCAAACCCGAACGGCACCATGGTGGCAAAGAGAGGTCGAGGCCGGCCGCCGGGCACGCGAAACAAGGCCACGGTGCTCGCTCAGGCAAAGCTGCTGGCACTGCAGCAGGCGAAGGTCAAAGGCAGTGCGGTGGAGATGACGCAGCAACAGCTTCCAGCCGTGGGCCGCGGAGGAACTGCCGCCAGCGGCATGCACAGG CCGGCCATCCTGCCCATCACCATGCCCCTCACCCCGGACCTCGCCCCCCTCGCCGGCCCCTTCATCTCTTTCCAGCCCAAACCGAAGGAGGTGAAGACAGAGCGAGGGGAGTCTGTGGTTCCCGCCACGGGCGTGCTCCTCTCCGCGCTGCCGCGCCACTTCATCAGAGGCTCTCTGAGCGGCTTCAGCCCCATCAAAGGCTTGTGTCCTTCGGACGTGTTCAGGAGCCGGCTGGGACTGCAGAGGGGCCCCGAGAGCCCTGCCCTGACGCCCCAGAACCCGAGCCAGCACCATCCAATCATCTACACCCCCCAGCCGAAGAGTGGGAGCCCAGACACCCCTCACCCGAGCGGGGAGCAGCCACAGCCCCACCCCCTCCAGCAGCACCACACCCATTGCTCAGGGTGTAACATGGACGAGGGGGGGCCGAGAGGAGGCGGGCGAGAGGCTAGAACCCGGCCCCCCATGCCCCCCCTCCGAGTCCTTCCCGTGAACCTTGACTGCAGCGTTCAGGTGTGTCAGCTGATGAGGACTCGTTGCTTGGGCCCATCCCAGCTGCAGATGTTCACGCGGTGCCTGTCCGAGGCTCTCTCCCAGGACCTGAACGCCAAGCCCACCCCTCCCCCCGAGCAGGCGCTGCCCCTCAACCTCAGCAAACGGTTCACGCCGAAGAGACCCGCCGCGGAAGGGCCGGAGCCGAGCCGGGCCGTCGTCAATGGGAACGCCGACCAGCTGCCGGCCAAGAGAGTGAGGACCGGCTTCACAGAGCCAGCTGAGGAAACGCGCTCCAGCTCCGCAGGAAGTGCAGCAGGAGGAGCGGCGGTGGTGGGAGGAGGAGGGCAGGTCGAGGTGGAGATGAAGAACCAGGATGAACCCGCAGATCTGAGCTCGCCCAGCAGGATCCGGGCCTTCCTGCTCGGCCTGCCGCCCTTCAAAGTCAAACTGGAGGAGGATCTGAATGGCGTGCGGTTCGGGAAGTTCGTCCCTAAAGTCGAGAGCGGAGAGGATCCGCTAAAAGATgtgaaggaggaggatgaggaggaggtggcaGTAGAAAAGATGGCGATGGAAGGGAGAGACTGCGGAGACTGCTCCAGCCGCGGCGCCGCCAATGCTGACACGCAGTGTTTTTAA